TCTGGATTGTGACGAGCAGAGGAGTTATTCCCGTAACATCGTGAATAGATTTGTACCAATCTTTCAATTGTAATTGAGTGGCAAGACAACGTAAGACTACCAAAACACGTCCCGAGAAGAAAAAGAAAAACAGACCGGCCCGGCAGGATGGCACGGAAAAGGTGCGGGCGAACGATCATATTCTGATCAACGAATTTCTTTTCAGGCGCGGTGAAACTTCGCTTGGCGCCGAGATCATTTCATTTCTGACTGACCACGAAGGCGAGCGTTTCCGCTCGGTGGAGCTTGCCCGCAAAATGGGCTACGGCGAGTCTCGCCAGCTTCCCGGCTTCTGGTATGTCCTGCACAAGTTGCAGGAAGAAGGCGTCATCGACAAGGACAGCGACCGCTGCTACGGTTGGGCTGGTTTCGAGGCCGATACCTATGAGGAGCACCTCATCGAGGGGCCTCACTTTCCGCAACCCGGCAAGGAGCGCTACAAGGTCGGTCAGATATACACCGGCAAGCTGACGACCCATCCGAACGGCTACGGCTTTGTGGATGTCGATGGTTTTGACGACGATATTTTCATCAGTGCCGACATGCTTGGCCAGTCGCTGCATCTCGACCAGGTCGAGGTGCAGGTCACCAAAGTACCCGAATCCTATGCTTCGCGCCAGTCGCCGCACCAGCGCTGCGAAGGCCTCGTCGTCAACGTGATCGAACGCAGGCTTGTGACCGTGGTCGGCACGCTGCACCGCGAGAATCGCCGTTTCCTGCTCAAGCCCGATCAGCGCAAGATTCTGCCCGAGATTCATATTCCCCTCAAGGCGGCCAAAAAGGCCAAGGCCGGTGACAAGGTGCTTGCCGGAGAGCTGGAGTTCCTCAAGAGTGGCACTATTCAGGCCAGGGTGATCGAGATTCTTGGCACGGCGGGCGAATCACAGGTCGAGGTGAGCGCTATCGCTCGCGGTCTCGGTATCGACGAAACCTTCGAGCCGGAGCTCTTGACCTTCGCCGAAAAGGTTCGCGAAGCAATTACCGATGAGGATCTGAAGGAGCGACTCGACATCCGCGACAAGGATGTTTTTACCATCGATCCGGTCGATGCGAAGGATTTCGACGACGCGCTCTCCATCGAGACGCTTGGCAATGGCGGCGGCTACAAGGTCGGCGTGCACATCGCCGACGTGTCGCACTATGTGCCGGAGAATTCGGCACTCGACAAGGAGGCCCGCAAGCGCGCGACCTCGGTCTATCTGGTTGATCGCGTGATTCCGATGCTGCCCTCCCGCCTCTCCGAAAAGGTGTGCAGCCTTAATCCGGGGGTGGATCGCCTGGCTTTCTCGGTCTTTTTCAACATCACCAAAAAGGGTGAGGTCACGAAGTTTGAGTTTCACAAGACGGTCATCCATTCGAAACGCCGCTTCACCTATGAGGATGTTCAGCAGATTCTCGATGCGGGCAAGGGCGATTACTTCAGGGAGTTGCAGGCGCTCGACCAGCTCAGCAAGAAGATCCGTGCCCAGCGCATGGAGTCGGGCGGGCTTGAATTCGAGACCGAGGAGGTGCGCTTCAAACTTGGCAGCAATGGCGAGCCTGTCGAGGTGATCAAGAAGGAACGGCTCGACAGCCACCGCCTGATCGAGGAGTTCATGCTGCTGGCCAACCGCACGGTGGCTGCTTACCTGACTGCCCGTTATGCCGAGAACGAAAAGAATCCCCATCCGGTGATCTACCGCGTGCACGGCGCGCCGCAGATGGAGAAGGTGCAGGTGCTGGCCAGCTTCGTGCGCAAGATTGGCTTTGACCTCAAGCTCGACCGCAAGGGCAAAGACAGCGCCACGGTGTCGTCCAAAGCGCTGCGCGAGCTGTTGCAAAAGGTGCGCGGCACCAACGTCGAGTTCCTGGTCAACGAGCTGGTGCTGCGCTCCATGTCGAAGGCGGTTTATTCGCCGTTGAACGACGGCCACTTCGGCCTCGGTTTCGAGCACTACACGCACTTTACCTCGCCCATCAGGCGCTACCCTGACCTGATCGTGCACCGCATTTTGTTCGAGTACGAAACGACGCGCAAAAAGCGCCGCAAGGTCACGCCCGAAAGGATCAGCCAGATCACCGCGACTATCACCGAGGTGTGCCAGATCACTAACGAGCGCGAGAAGATCGCTACCGAAGCGGAGCGCGAGTCGATCAAGCTCAAGCAGGTTGAGTACATGTCGGCGCATCTCGGCAACACCTACGACGGCGTCATCACCGGTGCCACCGAATACGGCATCTACGTGCGCATGACCGACTTTGCCATCGAAGGCTTGGTGCATATGCGCAACCTCAAGGACGACTACTATGAGTACGACGAGGCTACCTACTCACTTGTCGGCAGACGCAAACACCGCCGCTTGCAAATCGGCCAGCGGTTGAAGGTAAAGGTGCACGAAGTCGATCTGACAAGAAGAACAATCGATCTCACGCTGGCGTGAGGTAGGGTTGGATGGGCCACTTGAACACCCTGGGAACTGCCATCCCATTGCTGTAACTGTACTAATAACCATTGCTGCAAGCTCGCTAGTGTGTCTTTGGAGCTGATCAAGAAATTCGCAATCAATTGGAGTATCAAAAACCTCTTTTTTCGCGATTTATGAAAAATGGAATTGATGCTCCGTTTTGATTTTGATTTGGTGGAGGCTATGAACCATGGCAGATGATATTGCGTATTTTAGCGGCTTCTCGAAGACTAGATATGAAGTCATCAAAGTCTTCGATATTTGAATCAGGGTGATTCTTGACTGAATCAGGATGATCCTTGATAGCCTT
The nucleotide sequence above comes from Chlorobaculum tepidum TLS. Encoded proteins:
- the rnr gene encoding ribonuclease R: MARQRKTTKTRPEKKKKNRPARQDGTEKVRANDHILINEFLFRRGETSLGAEIISFLTDHEGERFRSVELARKMGYGESRQLPGFWYVLHKLQEEGVIDKDSDRCYGWAGFEADTYEEHLIEGPHFPQPGKERYKVGQIYTGKLTTHPNGYGFVDVDGFDDDIFISADMLGQSLHLDQVEVQVTKVPESYASRQSPHQRCEGLVVNVIERRLVTVVGTLHRENRRFLLKPDQRKILPEIHIPLKAAKKAKAGDKVLAGELEFLKSGTIQARVIEILGTAGESQVEVSAIARGLGIDETFEPELLTFAEKVREAITDEDLKERLDIRDKDVFTIDPVDAKDFDDALSIETLGNGGGYKVGVHIADVSHYVPENSALDKEARKRATSVYLVDRVIPMLPSRLSEKVCSLNPGVDRLAFSVFFNITKKGEVTKFEFHKTVIHSKRRFTYEDVQQILDAGKGDYFRELQALDQLSKKIRAQRMESGGLEFETEEVRFKLGSNGEPVEVIKKERLDSHRLIEEFMLLANRTVAAYLTARYAENEKNPHPVIYRVHGAPQMEKVQVLASFVRKIGFDLKLDRKGKDSATVSSKALRELLQKVRGTNVEFLVNELVLRSMSKAVYSPLNDGHFGLGFEHYTHFTSPIRRYPDLIVHRILFEYETTRKKRRKVTPERISQITATITEVCQITNEREKIATEAERESIKLKQVEYMSAHLGNTYDGVITGATEYGIYVRMTDFAIEGLVHMRNLKDDYYEYDEATYSLVGRRKHRRLQIGQRLKVKVHEVDLTRRTIDLTLA